A region from the bacterium genome encodes:
- a CDS encoding lipoprotein-releasing ABC transporter permease subunit, whose protein sequence is MRSFEWMVAMRHLRSRKSNAFVSVITVISVLGVMVGVAALITVIAVMTGFSSYMQDRILGTTSHILVTGVDGISRVDKVMAEILEQEGVVAAAPYVMGQSLLKVEGAVTGVVVRGIDPALEAQVTELAADMIRGSMAELTDDGIAIGVELARQHGLKAGDTVTLVSPSEISSPFGMVPLMERFTVRGIFDTGMYEYDTGLVLVTLGAARSFFDMGESVSGIAVKTDDIYMTHEISDRIQKTVGYSYWVRDWREMNQNLFSALKLEKITMFIILTLIIVVAAFNIIGTLILVVMEKGREIAILKAMGATRKNIGRIFMLEGLIIGLGGTVLGLAMGLVLCYVLANYQFVELPASVYYVTTLPVKVQILDILAICLAAVTVSFVATVYPARRASLLNPVEILRYE, encoded by the coding sequence ATCTTTTGAGTGGATGGTGGCCATGCGCCACCTGCGTTCCCGCAAGAGCAACGCCTTCGTGTCCGTGATCACCGTGATCTCGGTCCTGGGCGTCATGGTCGGGGTAGCGGCGCTTATCACGGTCATCGCCGTCATGACGGGGTTCTCCTCCTACATGCAGGACCGGATCCTGGGGACCACCTCCCATATCCTGGTCACCGGTGTGGACGGGATCTCCCGGGTAGACAAGGTCATGGCCGAGATCCTGGAGCAGGAAGGGGTCGTGGCCGCGGCTCCCTATGTCATGGGTCAATCCCTGCTCAAGGTGGAGGGAGCCGTGACCGGGGTCGTCGTGCGGGGGATCGACCCCGCTTTAGAGGCCCAGGTCACTGAACTGGCCGCTGACATGATCCGGGGATCCATGGCCGAGCTTACCGATGACGGGATCGCCATCGGCGTGGAGCTCGCCCGACAGCACGGGCTCAAGGCCGGGGATACCGTGACCCTGGTCTCCCCGTCGGAGATCTCTTCCCCATTCGGGATGGTGCCCCTCATGGAAAGGTTCACCGTGCGCGGGATTTTCGACACCGGGATGTACGAATATGATACGGGCCTGGTACTGGTGACCCTTGGGGCGGCCCGCTCCTTCTTCGACATGGGCGAGTCGGTGAGCGGGATCGCTGTAAAAACAGACGATATCTACATGACCCATGAGATCTCCGATCGGATTCAGAAAACGGTGGGGTACTCCTACTGGGTCCGCGACTGGCGGGAGATGAACCAGAATCTGTTTTCCGCTTTGAAGCTCGAGAAGATCACCATGTTCATCATCCTGACCCTCATTATCGTGGTAGCCGCGTTCAACATCATCGGTACGCTGATCCTGGTGGTCATGGAGAAGGGCAGGGAGATCGCCATTCTCAAGGCCATGGGGGCTACGAGGAAGAACATCGGGCGCATCTTCATGCTGGAAGGGCTCATTATCGGCCTGGGAGGCACAGTCCTGGGACTGGCCATGGGGCTCGTACTTTGCTACGTCCTGGCCAACTACCAGTTCGTGGAACTGCCCGCCAGCGTTTATTACGTCACGACCCTCCCGGTCAAGGTCCAGATCCTGGATATCCTGGCTATCTGCCTGGCAGCGGTCACCGTGTCCTTCGTGGCCACTGTCTATCCGGCAAGGCGGGCCTCCCTTCTCAACCCCGTGGAGATCCTCAGGTATGAGTGA